Proteins encoded together in one Streptomyces sp. NA04227 window:
- a CDS encoding citrate synthase → MREDVSDNTQKNGAVVVQYGDAEYTYPVVDSTVGDKGFDIGKLRAQTGLVTLDSGYGNTAAYKSAITYLDGEKGILRYRGYPIEQLAERSTFLEVAYLLINGELPTVDELATFRNEITQHTLLHEDVKRFYDGFPRDAHPMAMLSSVVSALSTFYQDSHNPFDEKQRHLSTIRLLAKLPTIAAYAYKKSVGHPVVYPRNDLGYVENFLRMTFSVPAAEYDLDPVVVAALDKLLILHADHEQNCSTSTVRLVGSSQANMFASISAGISALWGPLHGGANQSVLEMLEGIKASGSDVDTFIRKVKNKEDGVKLMGFGHRVYKNFDPRAKIIKSAAHDVLSALGKSDELLDIALKLEEHALADDYFVERKLYPNVDFYTGLIYRAMGFPTEMFTVLFALGRLPGWISQWHEMIKEPGSRIGRPRQIYTGVVERDFVPVEER, encoded by the coding sequence GTGAGGGAAGACGTGAGCGACAACACCCAGAAAAACGGCGCGGTAGTAGTCCAGTACGGCGACGCTGAGTACACCTACCCGGTGGTCGACAGCACCGTTGGCGACAAGGGCTTCGACATCGGGAAGCTCCGCGCCCAGACCGGGCTGGTCACCCTGGACAGCGGATACGGAAACACGGCCGCGTACAAGTCCGCAATCACTTATCTCGACGGCGAGAAGGGGATCCTGCGCTACCGGGGCTACCCGATCGAGCAGCTCGCCGAGCGCTCCACCTTCCTCGAGGTGGCGTACCTGCTGATCAACGGCGAACTGCCGACGGTCGACGAGCTCGCCACCTTCCGGAACGAGATCACGCAGCACACCCTGCTGCACGAGGACGTCAAGCGCTTCTACGACGGCTTCCCGCGTGACGCCCACCCGATGGCGATGCTGTCGTCGGTGGTCAGCGCGCTGTCCACGTTCTACCAGGACAGCCACAACCCCTTCGACGAGAAGCAGCGTCACCTCTCGACGATCCGGCTGCTCGCCAAGCTCCCGACGATCGCCGCCTACGCGTACAAGAAGTCGGTCGGCCACCCGGTCGTCTACCCGCGCAACGACCTCGGCTACGTCGAGAACTTCCTGCGGATGACCTTCTCGGTGCCGGCCGCGGAGTACGACCTCGACCCGGTCGTGGTCGCCGCCCTGGACAAGCTGCTCATCCTGCACGCGGACCACGAGCAGAACTGTTCGACGTCCACCGTGCGCCTGGTCGGCTCCTCGCAGGCGAACATGTTCGCCTCGATCTCGGCGGGCATCTCGGCCCTGTGGGGTCCGCTGCACGGCGGCGCCAACCAGTCCGTCCTGGAGATGCTGGAAGGCATCAAGGCCTCGGGCAGCGACGTCGACACCTTCATCCGCAAGGTGAAGAACAAGGAAGACGGCGTGAAGCTCATGGGCTTCGGGCACCGCGTCTACAAGAACTTCGACCCCCGGGCGAAGATCATCAAGTCGGCGGCGCACGACGTCCTTTCGGCGCTCGGCAAGAGCGACGAACTGCTCGACATCGCGCTGAAGCTGGAAGAGCACGCGCTGGCCGACGACTACTTCGTCGAGCGCAAGCTCTACCCGAACGTGGACTTCTACACCGGTCTGATCTACCGGGCCATGGGCTTCCCGACCGAGATGTTCACCGTGCTGTTCGCGCTCGGCCGGCTGCCGGGCTGGATCTCCCAGTGGCACGAGATGATCAAGGAGCCCGGATCCCGTATCGGCCGTCCGCGGCAGATCTACACGGGCGTCGTCGAGCGCGACTTCGTCCCGGTCGAGGAGCGCTGA
- a CDS encoding cation-translocating P-type ATPase yields MTSTAAGPPVTAPAATGTGAEIETELVIGGMTCTSCAARVEKKLNRMDGVSATVNYATEKARVRHAPEVSVAALVATVERTGYTAEVPAPPDPEPEPDAGEDGVGAGGGGGVARGEDDPELLALRQRLGISAVLALPVALLSMVPSLQFDNWQWLSLTLAAPVVVWGGFPFHRAAFTNARHAAATMDTLVSLGTLAAFGWSVWALFWGHAGMPGMRHGFSWTLSRGDAGSTLYLEVAAGVVTFLLLGRYLEARAKRRAGAALRALLRLGAKDVAVLRGGREVRVPVAELKPGALFVVRPGEKIATDGVVTEGASAVDASMLTGESVPVDVTVGDPVAGATVNVGGRLVVEATRVGEETQLARMAHLVEEAQNGKAAVQRLADRISAVFVPVVLLIAAGTLGAWLAVTGEPTAAFTAAVAVLIIACPCALGLATPTALMVGTGRGAQLGILIKGPEVLESTRRVDTVVLDKTGTVTTGRMSLAGVWTAEGTEERELLRLAGALEDASEHPVARALAAGAAERIGTLPSPTDFENLAGLGVRGTVEGRRVLVGRVRLLDQEGIALPGSLEAAARRAQESGLTAVAVAWDGVARGVLTVADTVKETSAEAVRELRALGLTPVLLTGDNRTVAESVAREVGIDEVIAEVLPEDKVAEVRRLRKAGRTVAMVGDGVNDAAALATADLGLAMGTGTDAAIEAGDLTLVRGDLRVAADAIRLARRTLTTIRGNLCWAFGYNLAALPLAATGLLNPMIAGAAMAFSSVFVVGNSLRLRTFR; encoded by the coding sequence ATGACGAGCACAGCAGCCGGGCCGCCGGTGACCGCTCCCGCCGCCACCGGGACCGGAGCCGAGATCGAGACCGAACTGGTCATCGGCGGGATGACCTGTACCTCCTGCGCGGCGCGGGTGGAGAAGAAGCTCAACCGGATGGACGGGGTGAGCGCCACGGTCAACTACGCCACCGAGAAGGCCAGGGTGCGGCACGCCCCGGAGGTCTCGGTCGCCGCTCTCGTCGCCACCGTGGAGCGGACCGGCTACACCGCCGAGGTACCGGCGCCGCCCGACCCCGAGCCGGAGCCGGACGCGGGCGAGGACGGCGTCGGGGCCGGGGGCGGGGGCGGGGTCGCGCGCGGCGAGGACGATCCCGAACTCCTCGCCCTGCGGCAGCGTCTGGGCATCAGTGCCGTCCTCGCGCTGCCGGTGGCGCTCCTGTCGATGGTGCCCTCGCTGCAGTTCGACAACTGGCAGTGGCTGAGTCTCACGCTGGCGGCGCCCGTCGTGGTCTGGGGCGGATTCCCCTTCCACCGGGCGGCGTTCACCAACGCGCGGCACGCCGCCGCGACGATGGACACCCTCGTCTCACTGGGCACGCTGGCCGCCTTCGGCTGGTCGGTGTGGGCCCTGTTCTGGGGTCATGCGGGGATGCCGGGCATGCGGCACGGCTTCAGCTGGACGTTGTCCCGGGGCGACGCCGGATCGACGCTCTACCTCGAAGTGGCCGCGGGAGTGGTCACCTTCCTGCTGCTCGGCCGGTACCTGGAGGCGCGGGCCAAGCGGCGTGCCGGTGCCGCGCTGCGGGCGCTGCTCCGGCTCGGCGCCAAGGACGTCGCGGTACTGCGCGGGGGCCGCGAGGTCCGGGTGCCGGTGGCCGAACTGAAGCCGGGCGCGCTGTTCGTGGTGCGCCCCGGCGAGAAGATCGCCACGGACGGAGTGGTCACCGAGGGCGCCTCGGCGGTGGACGCCTCGATGCTCACCGGTGAGTCGGTGCCCGTGGACGTCACGGTCGGCGACCCGGTCGCCGGGGCCACCGTCAACGTGGGCGGCCGTCTCGTGGTGGAGGCCACCCGGGTCGGCGAGGAGACCCAACTCGCGCGCATGGCACACCTGGTGGAGGAGGCGCAGAACGGCAAGGCGGCCGTGCAGCGTCTCGCCGACCGGATCTCCGCGGTGTTCGTCCCCGTGGTGCTGCTGATCGCCGCCGGCACGCTGGGCGCCTGGCTGGCGGTCACCGGGGAGCCAACCGCCGCGTTCACCGCCGCCGTCGCGGTGCTGATCATCGCCTGCCCGTGCGCGCTGGGGCTGGCCACGCCGACCGCGCTGATGGTCGGCACGGGGCGCGGTGCGCAGCTCGGCATCCTCATCAAGGGGCCCGAGGTCCTCGAGTCGACCCGTCGCGTCGACACCGTCGTGCTCGACAAGACGGGGACGGTGACCACCGGGCGCATGTCCCTGGCCGGGGTGTGGACCGCCGAAGGGACCGAGGAGCGGGAACTGCTGCGGCTCGCGGGGGCCTTGGAGGATGCATCGGAGCATCCGGTGGCGCGCGCCCTTGCGGCCGGCGCCGCCGAACGCATCGGTACGCTCCCCTCCCCCACGGACTTCGAGAACCTCGCGGGGCTCGGCGTACGCGGCACGGTCGAGGGACGGCGGGTCCTGGTGGGCCGCGTACGGCTGCTCGACCAGGAGGGCATCGCGCTGCCCGGCTCCCTGGAGGCCGCCGCGCGGCGGGCGCAGGAGTCGGGGCTGACCGCGGTGGCGGTCGCCTGGGACGGGGTGGCGCGCGGCGTTCTGACGGTGGCGGACACCGTGAAGGAGACCAGCGCTGAAGCCGTGCGCGAGTTGCGCGCCCTTGGGCTGACACCGGTACTGCTGACCGGGGACAACCGCACCGTGGCCGAGTCGGTCGCGCGCGAGGTCGGCATCGACGAGGTGATCGCCGAGGTGCTGCCCGAGGACAAGGTCGCCGAGGTGCGGCGGCTGCGGAAGGCGGGCCGGACGGTGGCCATGGTCGGCGACGGGGTCAACGACGCCGCCGCCCTCGCCACCGCCGATCTGGGCCTGGCCATGGGCACCGGCACCGACGCCGCCATCGAGGCGGGCGACCTGACCCTGGTCCGGGGCGATCTGCGCGTGGCCGCGGACGCGATCCGGCTGGCCAGGCGCACGCTGACCACGATCCGCGGCAACCTGTGCTGGGCCTTCGGCTACAACCTGGCCGCCCTTCCGCTGGCCGCCACCGGTCTGCTCAACCCGATGATCGCCGGGGCCGCGATGGCCTTCTCGTCGGTCTTCGTGGTCGGCAACAGCCTCCGGCTGCGCACGTTCCGGTAG
- a CDS encoding heavy-metal-associated domain-containing protein, with amino-acid sequence MTAQTETAATASGSCCGGSASAGSCQDQGAAGVTAVYRVSGMTCGHCEGAVAAEISALAGVTSAVASASAGTVTVVSAAPLDEEAVRAAVDEAGYELTGAA; translated from the coding sequence ATGACCGCTCAGACCGAGACCGCCGCGACCGCTTCCGGCTCCTGCTGTGGCGGGTCCGCCTCGGCGGGCAGCTGCCAGGACCAGGGCGCCGCGGGCGTGACGGCCGTCTACCGTGTCAGCGGGATGACCTGCGGACACTGCGAGGGCGCCGTGGCCGCCGAGATCTCCGCGCTCGCCGGGGTGACCTCGGCCGTGGCCTCGGCCTCGGCGGGCACCGTTACGGTCGTCTCCGCGGCGCCGCTCGACGAGGAGGCGGTACGCGCGGCCGTGGACGAGGCGGGCTACGAGCTCACCGGCGCGGCCTGA
- a CDS encoding AlpA family transcriptional regulator produces the protein MTDRRLWSYKDIAAHIRVQPDTVRSYRKHGLLPAPDHVEGGRPYWYADTVRRWAAARPGNRRGR, from the coding sequence ATGACGGACCGCAGGCTCTGGTCGTACAAGGACATCGCCGCGCACATCCGTGTACAGCCGGACACGGTGCGCTCCTACCGCAAGCACGGACTGCTGCCCGCACCCGATCACGTCGAGGGCGGGAGGCCCTACTGGTACGCGGACACGGTCCGCAGATGGGCCGCCGCCCGGCCGGGCAACCGCCGCGGCAGGTGA